A single region of the Halorussus gelatinilyticus genome encodes:
- a CDS encoding 30S ribosomal protein S19, whose translation MSEGEYRTGRDGEFTFRGHDLDELQDMSLEEVAELLPARQRRTIERGLSTEQEKLLEKAREATEEGSANDPIRTHLRNMPILPEFVGKTFAVYDGQSFERVYVEPEMLGHYLGEFQLTRKSVEHGQAGIGATRSSKFVPLK comes from the coding sequence ATGAGCGAAGGCGAATACCGAACCGGCCGCGATGGTGAGTTCACCTTCCGCGGTCATGACCTCGACGAACTGCAGGACATGAGTCTTGAGGAAGTCGCGGAACTGCTTCCCGCACGCCAGCGGCGAACCATCGAGCGCGGTCTGTCCACCGAGCAGGAGAAACTGCTCGAAAAGGCCCGCGAGGCGACCGAGGAAGGCTCGGCCAACGACCCGATTCGGACTCACCTCCGGAACATGCCGATTCTGCCCGAGTTCGTCGGGAAGACGTTCGCCGTCTACGACGGCCAGAGCTTCGAGCGCGTCTACGTCGAGCCCGAGATGCTCGGTCACTACCTCGGCGAGTTCCAGCTGACGCGCAAGTCGGTCGAACACGGACAGGCCGGTATCGGCGCGACCCGCTCCTCGAAGTTCGTGCCACTCAAGTAA
- a CDS encoding 50S ribosomal protein L22 has translation MGISYSVETDPDTTAKGMLRERHMSHKHSKAIAREIKGMTAADATEYLQAVIDGERSVPFKQHNSGVGHRSDIDGWDAGRYPEKASEAFLDLITNVVNNADEQGFDGESMEIMHVAAHKIGEVQGRKPRAMGRASAWNTPEVDVELVLEEVEE, from the coding sequence ATGGGAATCAGCTACAGCGTCGAGACCGACCCGGACACCACCGCCAAGGGGATGCTCCGGGAGCGGCACATGAGCCACAAGCACAGCAAAGCCATCGCCCGCGAGATCAAGGGCATGACCGCGGCGGACGCCACGGAGTACCTGCAGGCGGTCATCGACGGCGAGCGGTCGGTGCCGTTCAAGCAGCACAACAGCGGCGTCGGCCACCGTAGCGACATCGACGGCTGGGACGCCGGTCGCTACCCCGAGAAGGCCAGCGAGGCCTTCCTCGACCTCATCACGAACGTCGTCAACAACGCCGACGAGCAGGGCTTCGACGGCGAGTCGATGGAGATCATGCACGTCGCCGCCCACAAGATCGGCGAGGTGCAGGGCCGCAAGCCCCGAGCGATGGGGCGAGCGAGCGCGTGGAACACGCCGGAAGTAGACGTCGAACTCGTACTCGAGGAGGTTGAAGAATAA
- a CDS encoding 30S ribosomal protein S3 gives MADEQQFIHDGLQRSQIDEFFSDELGRAGYGGMDVAKTPMGTQIVLKAEKPGMVIGKGGKNIRKITTQLEERFDLEDPQIDVQEVDEPDLNARIVADRLANALERGWYFRKAGHTTIDRIMDAGALGAEIVLSGKVTGARSRVEKFNRGYIKHNGEPAENIVDHGQGVAVLKLGTIGVDVKIIPPNAKLPDDFDIEEDANPEEIVPEAVEANEQAGVEELLEEPTDEELEELREDESADEEAAEPGEEDLDEEVVEEVIEDETQSDSEESAEEAESEQPVEEELDELEEEVEQEAEDLMDEMEDEESESEEGEE, from the coding sequence ATGGCAGACGAACAGCAGTTCATTCACGACGGACTCCAGCGCTCGCAGATAGACGAGTTCTTCTCCGACGAACTCGGTCGCGCGGGCTACGGCGGCATGGACGTCGCCAAGACCCCGATGGGCACTCAGATCGTCCTCAAGGCCGAGAAGCCCGGTATGGTCATCGGCAAGGGCGGGAAGAACATCCGGAAGATTACCACGCAGCTCGAAGAGCGGTTCGACCTCGAAGACCCGCAGATCGACGTGCAGGAAGTCGACGAGCCGGACCTCAACGCCCGCATCGTCGCGGACCGACTCGCCAACGCACTCGAACGCGGCTGGTACTTCCGGAAAGCCGGACACACCACCATCGACCGCATCATGGACGCCGGTGCCCTCGGTGCCGAGATCGTCCTCTCGGGCAAGGTCACGGGCGCTCGCTCGCGCGTCGAGAAGTTCAACCGCGGCTACATCAAGCACAACGGCGAACCCGCCGAGAACATCGTCGACCACGGACAGGGCGTCGCCGTCCTGAAGCTCGGCACCATCGGCGTGGACGTGAAGATCATCCCGCCGAACGCCAAGCTCCCCGACGACTTCGACATCGAAGAGGACGCGAACCCCGAGGAGATCGTCCCCGAAGCCGTCGAGGCCAACGAGCAGGCCGGCGTCGAGGAACTCCTCGAAGAGCCGACCGACGAGGAACTCGAAGAGCTTCGTGAGGACGAGTCGGCCGACGAAGAAGCCGCCGAACCCGGCGAAGAGGACCTCGACGAGGAAGTCGTCGAAGAGGTCATCGAGGACGAGACCCAGAGCGACTCGGAGGAGTCGGCCGAGGAGGCCGAGTCCGAGCAGCCCGTCGAGGAGGAACTCGACGAGCTCGAAGAGGAAGTCGAGCAGGAAGCCGAGGACCTCATGGACGAGATGGAAGACGAGGAGAGCGAATCCGAGGAGGGTGAGGAATAA
- the rpmC gene encoding 50S ribosomal protein L29, which translates to MAILHTEEIRDMTPAERESELEDLETELLNAKAVKAAGGAPEDPGRFKELRRTIARIKTIQREEGDLDEADEE; encoded by the coding sequence ATGGCGATTCTTCACACCGAGGAGATCCGCGACATGACTCCCGCAGAACGCGAGTCGGAGCTGGAAGACCTCGAAACCGAACTCCTCAACGCGAAGGCCGTGAAGGCCGCCGGTGGCGCGCCGGAGGACCCCGGCCGATTCAAGGAGCTTCGCCGGACCATCGCGCGAATCAAGACGATTCAGCGCGAGGAAGGCGACCTGGACGAAGCAGACGAAGAATAA
- a CDS encoding ribonuclease P protein component 1, which yields MPLTPETLTRHELNGLHVRVADAPNPDLVGIEGRVVAETQGTLSVASDSRVRQVPKEGSTFEFALTDEPAGVEKAPGTASKLASETAGVQSGQSGAVSEPRSEGCQASSDCTSEGHSEAHRTSSDGSEGVAYVTVDGARLLSRPELRTENAGEPTWQQD from the coding sequence ATGCCACTCACACCCGAGACACTGACGCGACACGAACTCAACGGACTCCACGTCCGCGTCGCCGACGCGCCGAACCCGGACCTCGTGGGAATCGAGGGCCGGGTCGTCGCCGAGACGCAGGGCACGTTGAGCGTCGCGTCGGACTCTCGGGTGCGGCAGGTGCCCAAAGAGGGCTCGACATTCGAGTTCGCGCTCACAGATGAACCCGCCGGGGTCGAGAAGGCTCCGGGGACCGCGTCCAAACTTGCATCGGAAACTGCCGGAGTCCAATCCGGTCAGTCTGGTGCTGTCTCCGAACCACGTTCGGAGGGCTGTCAGGCTTCGTCTGACTGCACCTCCGAGGGGCACTCGGAGGCCCATCGGACCTCGTCCGATGGTAGCGAGGGCGTGGCCTACGTTACGGTGGATGGCGCGCGGCTGCTCTCACGACCCGAATTGCGCACCGAAAACGCAGGTGAACCAACATGGCAACAGGACTGA
- a CDS encoding 30S ribosomal protein S17, with translation MATGLNVSEPEGTCSDENCPFHGTLSVRGQTLEGEVASTDMDKTVIVEREYDVPVPKYDRYMKRRSRVPAHHPDCMELEVGDTVRIAETRPLSKTKSHVVVEQFETTRSFGAGGTEQQDETEGEE, from the coding sequence ATGGCAACAGGACTGAACGTATCAGAGCCGGAAGGGACCTGCTCCGACGAGAACTGTCCGTTCCACGGAACGCTGTCCGTGCGCGGTCAGACGCTCGAAGGAGAGGTCGCTTCCACAGACATGGACAAAACCGTGATCGTCGAGCGAGAGTACGACGTTCCGGTTCCGAAGTACGACCGGTACATGAAGCGCCGGTCCCGAGTCCCGGCACACCACCCGGACTGCATGGAACTGGAAGTCGGCGACACGGTTCGTATCGCAGAGACCCGACCGCTTTCGAAAACGAAGAGCCACGTCGTCGTCGAGCAGTTCGAGACGACGCGGAGCTTCGGCGCGGGCGGAACAGAACAACAAGACGAAACGGAGGGCGAGGAGTAA
- a CDS encoding 50S ribosomal protein L14, with product MEALKADVTQGLSKGSLLTCADNTGARELKLISVSGYSGTKSRHPKAGIGDKVTVSVTKGTPEMRRQVLEAVIVRQRKSIRRPDGTRVKFEDNAAVIIDDVEEPRGTEIKGPIAREVAERFGSIASTATMIV from the coding sequence ATGGAAGCGCTCAAAGCCGACGTGACGCAGGGCCTCTCGAAGGGTTCACTGCTGACGTGCGCCGACAACACCGGCGCGCGCGAACTCAAGCTCATCAGCGTCTCCGGCTACTCGGGCACCAAGAGCCGACACCCGAAGGCGGGCATCGGTGACAAAGTGACCGTCTCGGTCACGAAGGGTACCCCCGAGATGCGACGACAGGTGCTGGAGGCAGTCATCGTCCGCCAGCGCAAGTCCATCCGTCGTCCCGACGGCACCCGCGTCAAGTTCGAAGACAACGCGGCCGTCATCATCGACGACGTCGAGGAACCGCGCGGGACCGAGATCAAGGGTCCCATCGCGCGGGAAGTCGCAGAGCGGTTCGGAAGCATCGCAAGCACCGCTACGATGATAGTATGA
- the rplX gene encoding 50S ribosomal protein L24: protein MTQQPRKQRNQTERASLHERHEQVKATLADDLREEFDTRSVRVNAGDTVEVMRGDFAGEEGEVIDVDLRDAVVHVEDVTVEKADGEEVPRPLDASNLKVTDLDLEDDLREERLRGENE from the coding sequence ATGACTCAGCAACCACGCAAACAACGAAACCAGACCGAGCGCGCCTCGCTCCACGAGCGACACGAGCAGGTCAAGGCGACGCTCGCCGACGACCTCCGCGAGGAGTTCGACACCCGCAGCGTCCGCGTCAACGCGGGCGACACCGTCGAGGTGATGCGCGGGGACTTCGCCGGCGAGGAAGGCGAGGTCATCGACGTAGACCTCCGCGACGCGGTCGTTCACGTCGAGGACGTGACCGTCGAGAAGGCCGACGGCGAGGAAGTGCCCCGGCCGCTCGACGCGAGCAATCTCAAAGTCACCGACCTCGACCTCGAAGACGACCTGCGCGAGGAGCGCCTCCGAGGTGAGAACGAATGA